The DNA segment GGAAATCAGCGCCGCAATGACGAGGCCGGAACAGGTGACGAATTGCGCCCCCTTGGCGCCGATTGCGCGGCCGAACAGTCCGGCGATGACAGCGCCGAGCAATGGCAGGAATACGACAGCGGCTTCCATGCGGCTCAGCCCTTCATCACGTTAATGTCTTCGACTTCGATTGAGCCGCGGTTACGGTAATATACCACGAGGATGGCGAGGCCGATCGCCGCTTCCGCCGCCGCGACCGTCAGCACGAACATCGTGAATATCTGCCCGACCATGTCCTGCAGATGGGCCGAGAACGCCACAAAATTGATGTTCACCGCGAGCAGCATCAGTTCGACCGACATCAGGATGATGATGACGTTCTTGCGGTTCAG comes from the Alphaproteobacteria bacterium genome and includes:
- the nuoK gene encoding NADH-quinone oxidoreductase subunit NuoK: LNRKNVIIILMSVELMLLAVNINFVAFSAHLQDMVGQIFTMFVLTVAAAEAAIGLAILVVYYRNRGSIEVEDINVMKG